Proteins from a genomic interval of Zingiber officinale cultivar Zhangliang chromosome 2A, Zo_v1.1, whole genome shotgun sequence:
- the LOC122044213 gene encoding uncharacterized protein LOC122044213: protein MGQDLLHIAILNFRIMLLRILCLVFISIGGAQARSWNKKAKHSFKTIQTITGDLFDCVDMYKQPAFNHPLLKNHTLQLKPSNLPKGMKLAKSKPASFYGFNDTCPYGTILIHRPWKQDLIESQILKNQFRAQVAAANDQIKGSHYAIIQSESGPFYGAYAKMATYKLPDLQADQTSSSTIYLFGDTKVPDNELNVIQAGWHMSTSLYNSSYPRFFTYLTSDGYETGCINLQCASAGFVSTTNIYGPGSFIQQFSTYGGEQKYLSILISRDNNTGNWWVTYNDELPLGYFPKELLPKMDDYADAMQMGGHVYSPSNVPSPPMGSGHPSNEGRNKAAYFIQVQFVDESNNLFALNENYLEARVDIDDYYNISDNHYVDDKDKYVFAYGGAGGFK from the exons ATGGGCCAAGATTTACTACATATTGCAATACTAAACTTTCGCATCATGTTACTTCGTATTTTATGTCTGGTTTTTATTTCAATTGGTGGGGCACAAGCAAGGTCATGGAACAAGAAAGCTAAGCATTCGTTTAAAACCATTCAG ACAATAACTGGAGATTTATTTGACTGTGTTGATATGTATAAGCAACCAGCATTTAACCATCCTTTGTTGAAAAATCACACTCTTCAG TTAAAACCAAGCAATCTTCCAAAAGGAATGAAGCTTGCAAAATCTAAACCGGCTTCTTTTTATGGATTCAATgatacttgtccttatggtactaTTCTCATCCATCGTCCTTGGAAACAAGATTTAATTGAGTCtcagatcttgaaaaaccaattTAGAGCACAAGTCGCAGCTGCTAACGACCAAATTAAAGGAAGCCAT TATGCAATAATTCAATCTGAAAGTGGTCCATTTTATGGAGCGTATGCAAAAATGGCGACATATAAGCTTCCAGATCTACAAGCCGATCAAACATCATCCAGCACTATATATCTTTTTGGCGATACAAAGGTTCCAGACAATGAACTCAATGTGATCCAGGCTGGTTGGCAT ATGTCAACATCCTTGTACAATTCTAGTTATCCTCGATTTTTTACTTATTTGACC aGCGATGGGTATGAGACAGGATGTATAAATTTGCAATGTGCTAGTGCTGGTTTTGTTAGCACCACTAATATTTATGGACCTGGAAGTTTTATTCAGCAATTTTCTACTTATGGCGGTGAACAGAAATATCTATCCATACTAATCAGTAGg GATAATAATACAGGAAATTGGTGGGTTACATATAATGATGAGCTACCACTTGGGTATTTCCCTAAGGAATTGCTTCCAAAGATGGATGATTATGCAGATGCAATGCAAATGGGTGGGCATGTTTACTCTCCCTCGAATGTGCCAAGTCCTCCGATGGGTAGTGGTCATCCAAGTAATGAAGGACGTAATAAAGCCGCTTATTTCATTCAAGTTCAGTTTGTGGATGAATCGAATAACTTGTTCGCTTTGAATGAAAATTATCTTGAAGCTAGAGTTGATATTGATGATTATTATAACATATCGGATAATCATTATGTAGATGATAAAGATAAATATGTTTTTGCTTATGGAGGAGCTGGAGGCTTCAAATAA